CCTGGTGCGCGGCATGGTCAGGCAGTTGGCCGCTGAGCCGCACACCGCGCGTGGGCACTGAGCCGGGGGCGAACCTGCCCCGCCCCTTGCTGGAGCACCCCGACTTTTATGCCCTGCACAAGCCCGCCGGCTGGCTGACCCATCCAGTCCGGTCGCACGGTTCTGCCCGCGCTCCTGATTTGGTGAGTTACTGGCAGGGTCAGACAGGTGAGTCGGGTCTGGGACCGCCGCACCGTCTGGACCGGGAAACTTCAGGGACGATCTTGCTCAGCCGCGACCCCGAGTCGGCGCGGCGCTTTTTCGTGCTGTTCCGGCAACAGTTGGTCAGTAAGACCTATCTCGCCATCGTCCAGGGTGAACCCCGCTGGGCCGAGCAGGAATTGGACGCCCCACTAGGCGAACTGGGCCTGGGTGGCGGCAACCGCGTGATCATGCGTCAGGGCGTGATTCCAGATGGCAAGCCCGCTGTTACCCGGTTGCGCGTTCTGGAACGTCGCGCCGGACACGCGCTGATTGAAGCCCGCCCCCGCACTGGGCGGCTGCACCAGATTCGCGCCCACCTTTACCACCTTG
The sequence above is a segment of the Deinococcus radiophilus genome. Coding sequences within it:
- a CDS encoding RluA family pseudouridine synthase, translating into MGTEPGANLPRPLLEHPDFYALHKPAGWLTHPVRSHGSARAPDLVSYWQGQTGESGLGPPHRLDRETSGTILLSRDPESARRFFVLFRQQLVSKTYLAIVQGEPRWAEQELDAPLGELGLGGGNRVIMRQGVIPDGKPAVTRLRVLERRAGHALIEARPRTGRLHQIRAHLYHLGLPLVGDKIYGTDPDAFLEFRETGQTPELTRRLGLPRQALHAAALHFPWDGAQVRVRDSLPGDMQGFWDGLAETSLQRAGG